The genomic segment CACCGCCTTCAAGCCCTCGAAGCTCTTCTCGCGCGGCATGCGCAGGTTCGCCAGGTTGTGGGTCTCCGACGTGGACATCACGAGGTTGAGCTCGTCCGCGTGAGACTCCATTGCCCGTTCCGCACCCCGCACGTTGGGCACGAGCACCGTGTACTCGACACCGGGAACGCGCCGGATGCGGCCCATCACCTCCTCGGCATCGCGCAGCATGGGAATCGCCTTGGGCGAGGTGAAGGAGGTGACCTCCACCTTCGCGTAGCCGCACCGGCTCAGTTCGTCGATCAGCGCCACCTTCGCATCGGTGGGGATGAAGTCCGGCTCGTTCTGGAACCCGTCGCGCGTGACGACTTCGTTGAAAAGGATGCGGTTCACGCGGGTGCTCCCTGGATCACGCCCCGGTCGCGCAGGGCCTGGATCTGCTGTGCGGTGAGCCCCACCTCGCGCAGGACTGCTTCGGAGTCCTGGCCGAGCACGGGCGCGTTGCGGCGGTGGCCGCCGGGCGTGCGCGAGAGCTTGGGCACGACGCCGGGAACGGCCAGCGTGCTGCCGTCGTCCATGCGGACTTCCTGCAGCATGTCGCGCGCCCGGTAGTGGGGGTCGGCGGCGATGTCGGCGATGGTGTAGATGCGTCCGCCCGGAACGGAAGCTTCGTCCAGCGCGGCCAGCACTTCGTCGACGGTGCGCTGGGCCGTCCATGCGCCGATCACCTCGTCGAGTTCGTGCACGCGGGCGACTCGGCCGGCGTTGTCGGCAAGGGCCGGGTCGTTCGCGAGGTCGTCGCGCCGGATGAGGGCCATCAGGCGGCGGAAGATGCTGTCGCCATTGCCGGCGATCAGCGCATAGCCGCCGTCCTTGCAGCGATAGGCGTTGGTCGGCGCGATGCCGGGCAGCGCGCTGCCGGCGGGGCCGCGGACCGCACCGAAGGCGCTGTATTCCGGCAGCAGGCTTTCCATGCAGTTGAAGACCGCTTCGTACAGGGCGATGTCGATGACCTGGCCCTCGCCGGTGGCATGGCGGTGCTGCAGGGCCAGCAGGATGCCGATCACACCGTGCAGCGCCGCCAGCGTGTCGCCCAGGCTGACGCCGACCCGGACCGGCACGCGTCCTGGCTCGGCGGTGAGATGGCGCAGGCCGCCCATCGCTTCGCCGATGACGCCGAACCCCGGCCGGTTCCGGTACGGGCCGGTCTGGCCGTAGCCGCTGATGCGCAGAACGATGAGGCGCGGATTCAGCTTCAGGAGGTCCTCGGGAGCGAGCCCCCAGCCTTCCATCGCGCCGGGCCGGAAGTTCTCGATGAGGACGTCCACCTCGGCCGCGAGCTTGCGCACGATCGCCTGACCTTCCGGGTCCTTCAGGTCCAGCGCGAGCGATCGCTTGTTGCGGGACTGGACCTGCCACCACACCGAGGTGCCGTCCTTGAGCATCCGCCATTTGCGCAAGGGATCGCCGGCGGCGGGCGGCTCGATCTTGATGACGTCGGCGCCGAAGTCGGCCAGGGTCTTCGCGGCGAAGGGCCCCGCGATGAGCTGGCCGAGTTCCAGCACCTTGAGGCCGGCCAGGGCCGCCTTCGGCGAGGCCGCCGCGTTGGGTGTTTTGCTGTCCATCCGGGAAGTCTCCGGCGGACGCGGCGCGAGGTCTATTCCTGCTTCATTCAGGCTGCCTTCGCTTTCTGCGAAGGCCTGCACAGGAAATCCCGAAGCCCGACGATCGCGGGGTCGGAATCCGGCCGGATGCCGATCTTCAGCTGCCGGTGGGACCACGGGTCTGCCAGGGGACGCCAGGTGAGCTTCATCGCCTTCACGATCGGCAGTCCCGCCGCCTTGGGAAGCGCGGCGATGCCGAGCCCCGACGCGACCATGTGGCCGACCGCGTCGAAGCTGCGAACCTGCATGCGCAGCTTGAAGTTGCGCCCGGCGGCGAGTGCGGCCTGCTGCTGCTTCTGGAGCATGGCCGCGCCGGCGTTCAGGCTGATCCACTGCTCGTCGAGCGTGTCCACGAACGGGATCGGCGTGCGTCCGGCGAGGCGGTGGCGCGCCGGGAGGATCAGCACGAGCTGGTCCTTGCGGAAATCGCGGATCTCCAGCCCCTCGGTGTGCGGGCCTTCGACGAACGCTCCGATGTCCGCGCGTCCTTCGCGCAGCGAGGTGACGACCACCTCCGACACCTGCTCCTCGACCTCCACCCGCACATCCGGGTGGGCTTCGGCGTATTCCGCCAGCAGCGGAGGCAGGAACTGGTTGATCGACGCCGTGCTGGCGCAGAGCTGGATGTGGCGCACGATGCCCTGCCGGATGTCGGCCAGCTCCGCCACCAGGTTGTCCATCTCCTGCAGCAGGGCCAGCCCATGGCGCACGAAAGCGCGGCCCGCTTCGGTGGGCACCAGGCCGCGCGAATGCCGCTCGAACAGCGTGTCGCCGAGCGCGTTTTCCAGTTCGCGGATGCGGCGGCTCGCGGCCGGCAGGACCAGGTTGCAGTCCCGCGCGGCCGAAGTGAGGCTGCCCGTCTGCGCGCACGCGACGGCGAGCCGGATCGAGACGAAATCGAAGCGGGCGAGGTTGTAGCCGGGGGCAGCCAATTGCGAATCCTCGGGCGCGATGCTACTCACGCCGCCTGCGGCACGATGCGCTCGCCCTTCACGCTCTCGGCCAGGAAGTCCAGGAACCGCCGCACCGCCGGCACCATGCCGCGGCGCGAGGGAAACACCGCCAGCACCTTGGCCGCGGGCGGCGCCCAGCCGGGGAGCACGGGCACGAGCAGGCCGCGGCGCACTTCGTCGATGCACAGGTAGTCGGGCAGCACGCTCATGCCGGCGCCTTGCACGGCGGCGAGCTTCAGCACGTGCAGGTCGTCGGCGGTGTAGGCCGGCCGGTGCTGCAGTTCGAACTCCTCGCCACGAGGCCCGACCAGCCGCCAGCTGGCTCGCCCATCCGCCGCCGACATCGCGACGGTGGGCAGGTCGCGCAGGTCCTCCGGCGACGCAGGCGCGCCGAAGCGTTGCAGCAGCTGCGGGCTCGCCACCAGCACACCCAGTGTCGGGCCCAGGTTCTTCACCACGAGGCTGCCGCTGTCGTCGGGGTTGGAGCGAACGCGCAGGGCCACGTCCACGCCCTCCTGCACCAGGTCGACCACGCGATTCGTGACCTGCATCTCGATCCGCACCTGCGGATGCGCCGCGAGGAAGCGCGGCAGGATCGGACCGAGAGTCGTCTGCGCGAGCGTGACGGGGCAGGTGACCCGCACCGTTCCGCGCGGTTCGCTCTGGACCCGCGCGACTGCCTCATCGGCAGCTTCGGCCTGCTCGCGCATGGCCACGCAGTGCCGGTGGTAGATCTCGCCCGCTTCGGTGAGCGACAGCTTCCGTGTCGTCCGCTGCAAGAGGCGCACACCCAGCCGTGCCTCGAGTTCGCTGATGCGCCGCGACAGCTTGGACTTGGGGACGCCCAGCCCGCGGCCCGCCGCCGCGAAGCCGCCGCTGTCGACCACCTCGGCAAAGAAAAGCATGTCGTTCAGGTCCTGCATCGTTCCACCCGTAGAACAGTCCGATCCTGATTTGGCGTCTTATCGCCGGATTGGATCGTCCGCACAATCTATCTCACGGGCGGCGAACGTGTCCCGCCCAACAGGAGAAAACCATGAAGCTGCTGCACATCGACTCGAGCCCGCTGGGCTCCGCCTCTATTTCGC from the Ramlibacter henchirensis genome contains:
- a CDS encoding CaiB/BaiF CoA transferase family protein: MDSKTPNAAASPKAALAGLKVLELGQLIAGPFAAKTLADFGADVIKIEPPAAGDPLRKWRMLKDGTSVWWQVQSRNKRSLALDLKDPEGQAIVRKLAAEVDVLIENFRPGAMEGWGLAPEDLLKLNPRLIVLRISGYGQTGPYRNRPGFGVIGEAMGGLRHLTAEPGRVPVRVGVSLGDTLAALHGVIGILLALQHRHATGEGQVIDIALYEAVFNCMESLLPEYSAFGAVRGPAGSALPGIAPTNAYRCKDGGYALIAGNGDSIFRRLMALIRRDDLANDPALADNAGRVARVHELDEVIGAWTAQRTVDEVLAALDEASVPGGRIYTIADIAADPHYRARDMLQEVRMDDGSTLAVPGVVPKLSRTPGGHRRNAPVLGQDSEAVLREVGLTAQQIQALRDRGVIQGAPA
- a CDS encoding LysR family transcriptional regulator, encoding MAAPGYNLARFDFVSIRLAVACAQTGSLTSAARDCNLVLPAASRRIRELENALGDTLFERHSRGLVPTEAGRAFVRHGLALLQEMDNLVAELADIRQGIVRHIQLCASTASINQFLPPLLAEYAEAHPDVRVEVEEQVSEVVVTSLREGRADIGAFVEGPHTEGLEIRDFRKDQLVLILPARHRLAGRTPIPFVDTLDEQWISLNAGAAMLQKQQQAALAAGRNFKLRMQVRSFDAVGHMVASGLGIAALPKAAGLPIVKAMKLTWRPLADPWSHRQLKIGIRPDSDPAIVGLRDFLCRPSQKAKAA
- a CDS encoding LysR substrate-binding domain-containing protein, translated to MQDLNDMLFFAEVVDSGGFAAAGRGLGVPKSKLSRRISELEARLGVRLLQRTTRKLSLTEAGEIYHRHCVAMREQAEAADEAVARVQSEPRGTVRVTCPVTLAQTTLGPILPRFLAAHPQVRIEMQVTNRVVDLVQEGVDVALRVRSNPDDSGSLVVKNLGPTLGVLVASPQLLQRFGAPASPEDLRDLPTVAMSAADGRASWRLVGPRGEEFELQHRPAYTADDLHVLKLAAVQGAGMSVLPDYLCIDEVRRGLLVPVLPGWAPPAAKVLAVFPSRRGMVPAVRRFLDFLAESVKGERIVPQAA